Within Topomyia yanbarensis strain Yona2022 chromosome 2, ASM3024719v1, whole genome shotgun sequence, the genomic segment GGGGACGcagcgcggtaaatcttctgttcCGGTGCGAAATCTGGAcaaatcttcttggcgaaatcgaatatccaacggttttaATATTCCTCGCTcttgttagtactgtttcggtttcgcaaacgccgggtcGTACCCCAAAgaatgctcatcgatgtttctctcgttagtccgtccacgaaccggtgccagtaactacgtttcttaaCTTTCATCAAACGTTTTATTTCGGGTGTCTAcggtcgcgtactgtcgatagctagcaggtaatccgtcgtcccggaaggccttatatgtaGCGGCCTTCTCCACGCATACGTATGAGCACTCCTAATCTCACCAAAAGCTGCGAGACCGTTCGCGTAAGTTCGCTTCTGGTTCAGTTTTAGTCTGAACTTAAATCGTGGCGAAGAGAAGCAAGctagccaggaacccgtactctccCTCCGGAGTAAGCTCTTGTATGGACTCGATTTTGCTAGGTATCGCAGACGCGTAACCCtcccaatcaatatttcgtgtgaggtcaaacgaaacattgattgtattcgttGGCCCTGAACCATAACTACGATTGGCAGATGCTCGCTACAGTGggaaccttccacgtgcaatctaaccgcagcgatgtcgatcAGTGGACAAGTCTAAGGTACTAGGACGAGCTGGGGAAGCCGGAATCCGTGTAATTTCTCTCGTATTCAAAAtgatcatattgaagttgtcacaaaactCGTGAAGTGAGGGAGATCGGTTATCATCATGGCAACCTCATGCCGTATCGTGGGAGATGAAAtcgcctaaaactagcctcggtgcggggagtaGTTCCGCAATATTGCGAAGCCGTCGTTGgccaactgaggctctagggtgAGTGTAGGTAGAAGCAAGGTTTATGCCTTTAATTATAGTTTGACAaatgacaatttcaatgcctgatGTCAAGGAGAGGTCGATTCGGAATCCCGGAGCCTGGCGTAGttagtcttctcgatccaagcgaataacatttaaatcgtgaaagttgaggtctatttctgaagtagGCCATGTTTCGCATAATGCAAACGCattacatttcaaattatttattgaaattcatcatttttcaggTAATGATTCTGCAATTCTACTGTAGAATAGTGATcagatccgtgacctcgttcgatgaattagccatcgaaggatgcaatcgctgaaaggaggggccattttgcAGTGAACTACATCAAGAATGTTTTGACTGCGAggagaaagcttatcaggatgcttttaagaggatcagagATATTTAAAGCTGTtaaaatacggtccacaatatcAGAGAAATTTATCAAGCCTTGTTTCATTTTCtagctgagatatgggaacacttcgGGTTTTTGTTATCGAGGAAGTGCtcggaactccttttctgagctcaggtttctgagaccaggagctacttgcttaGATTTTGCAACAGTACTTCGTTGAACTATCGTTTTTGGAGCACCTTGATGAGACACCTTCTGACCTTAACAAcgaagcttaggagaggaaCTATTTCCCCTTTTAATATTTCTTCTAGACACAGCACAAGACGTTTCCTCCGGGGGCTCATCAGAGTTGCATTCGTCACTAGACAATTTGATTTGATGTTAGTAGTGACCAGTGGCGTTGTTctttttagcatttctgcaaaatatCACTTGGAGAGTCCCCGAACAGAACACTTTAGTtactcctcgcgctgtttgtacgctgAACATGTCAGGAGATTATGTGAACTTCCCCCACAGTAGACACTTTTTGACATCCCTTCCATAGGAATCATtcacatgattcccaccgcatttcaaACAACGAACCTTATTGCCACAATGGAAGACCGTGTGTCCCAGCTTGACATTAGTACATTTCAAGATCCGCGACTCAACGACGAAGCTTGTCAAAGAAGAGGTAGTTGGGCAGAGGAGACCTGGTGAAGGTTACCCGAGAAGAGTCCGAGTTGATATAATCCACTACCCGTCATCTGCAACTGATGCTAAATGCAAACATTTACggtccagtatcttcactgccTGAAGCATATGGTAGCAGATCTGCGCAATTCAACCTCGGTTCTGAGACGACCCCACAGATTTCAACCCGATTAactggtacatatactctgtacttcttcgtaaaaaaaaccgtaGCCAACAATATCGAACTTCGAGCTTCGAACTGTTTACTATCACCAGAAGCTTATCAGAGCTAATTTTCGATATTGCTGTCACATAAGAAATCTCCAATAgatttaaagaaaattgtctttAGTCTGGAAAGAATCACGAAGGGCCAGGTTGATGAGCATGCCTTTATTTCGACATCCATCTTCACTTGCGCGCGTGTCTATTGCCCAATGCTGAATGGTAGGAGAGACAAGCTTGAGTAATGTAATATAAGAGCGGTACTTAACTTGATATCCAGGCGTCTGACAGACATAAGTAATGAAACACTACTGCTTTACTGCTCTTCAGGCCAAATAACGGTTGTTTACGCACACACATAAAAGTAGAGAAAAAAACGCCAAAACCTCGAGGGGGCGGAGAGCGCACAAGATGACTTTGAAAGCAAATAACGTTACACTGCATGGGCTGAAAAAATAGTCTTATCGGTCCGAAAGTCACCGTACGAATAATCGTTGAGAGTTTTGATATAGAAACTTCTTTGGGATTGCCTGCTTCTGTAAAAAATAGGTGATTCGACGATGTTCTTTAGTTTTATTTCGAGATTCTGGTATTCGAATTAATTGAAAATCGTATTGTGCAGCAGtcaatttgtttttgatattattattgttattattgttattttttatcaAGATCTTAACCACGAGGGTCATTCGCcgttttgaaaataatatacctttcagaaataaaattcaatttataattcaaaatagacaaaaaatataaataatcgAAAATTATTTCTGTGGACTACCCTGGGCGCATTGCTTTCCGTgttttgtgtttatttttttcttggtgGTGAGCAATGGTCAGGTTTAAGCCTGaatcagacgatacatcagcatTCGTCAACGTCATGTCACCGTTCCGTCCAGATAAGTTGAATGCGTTCCTTGAAAGCCCTATCACATGTTCCGTGCGCCAAAGCATTACATGCTGCATTGATgctgtgtgtgaatgcctccagtTAACTGCATATAATGTACATGATGTACATGATGGTGACGGAAGCCTGAATCGTGCCAATCGTACTTTACCATCTGTCGCTTGCTGATCATTCCGTCTGCTTTTTCCTTCGCTTGTGTTtgtgtccatgtcgtcatcgctagagctttgattttcgctgttagatGTTTAGTGCTTTTTGTGTTTCCGAGTAACTCTGCTATAGcttccttttttgttttttacctTCCCAGGTGTGTTAGCTATATGTTTGGGAATGCCGTGGAATATCGTCTGTTTGGAATTTGTTTTTTAAGTGGCTGTCTGTGGCGTATCAACAGATGTTGAAGGTTGTTTGTTAGTGTTGGCGGTATTAGATGAATTTTCTTAGGTTCTTTCGGCGCATGGCTTATCATAGTGTGCCTTCTGGCTGCAGAAATGGCACGTGGCCATCTGCTTAATGTATATGCAATGCATAGGGTACTTTGTATATAGTTAACAACTTGAAATGATCTGCCTTCGAAGGTCAAGTAAGACGATATAGGTTGGTTCCGTCGCGTTCGCATCACCCGAATACCGTTCAGAATGCCAGGGAAATAGTTTCTCCAAGTGTTATTTGTAAccgattctacttctccatagttcgacatgaatcttttaatatattACTAGTACGATGAGCCAAATCATGTAAGCGAATTTCCGTTAGATCAAGGCCCGTAGTCATTGGAATCTTGGTTTTGACAGtttcatattcgacgtcgtgATGCATGTTGTTCTTCGTTACGATGCTTTCTGGCTCGGCGAAAGAGTTGgacgttattagtactacttgTCCCGTATGGTGTAGCTGTATGTGTGAAACTTCTGTAagaatatttttcagttttacCTCGAGCAACTGTTACACCTCGCGCACTGTACGGCACGGGTATGCGATAAGTAAATCGCGATTGTATTCTCCCACAGCGAAATTTATTTTGCAGTTCACTCTTTTCATTCGCAGTTGGGGGTTGCGGAACTTTGCTATGTCTATTGTTTACACGTTTATGGTACAGCGGTACGGCGGGTAGTATTATTTGTTTGTATGTCGTTCGCAAGCTGTGCGTTTTTGGGCTTCTAAACTGTACGAGATGAGAAAGCAAACTGTGCAACAATCAAGTAAAATTATACTCTTCATCGTCCATTCCATTGTTATTTATTCAAAGAGCTAACACGAATACAGATTTCATtgtattaaaatattgaatGCAAACGTAGTACGTACCCTAAGAACCGTTTTATTCAAGAAAACTAACCATCATTGCAAAATAGGAATATATTGTTTTGATAATCTGAAATTGAAAGCCTGCATGAGAAAGATAAGACAAACGGATTTACCAACTATTATCACAAACTTCGACAAAAGTTTCCATATTAAGCAAAGCAACTCCACCAATAGTCATCTCAACAGCATTCTGGGAGCGATGCAACATTATTGCAATATTCTTCTGATCCGACTTGCTTAACAGGTACCAATTAGTGTCATATATGGCAAGAATCATCTGATCATTCTGTCGACGACTTGAGTTGCATtactaaatttttaaatgcttaCAAAACGTTACCTTCAATGTTAGAACGGTGCCAAGCAGACAAAACTCCAACAACTGCGTGAATGTGGCAAATATGAACATAATCCTAGTCCAATCATTGGTCATGTATATAACGAACAGTGTCAAACTGAGGCAAGTTACCGAAGTAATCACCTGAACGAAAACAGTTTGATGGTAGAATTCGTCCAAGTCTTCCTCGTatctatattaaaaaaaaacaaaatctcTAAAATGTTTACCAGATACAATGTCACCAATTACCGTATAATTTCTCTGTGCATTTTACAAATTTCAGTTACTTTGTCAGTAATAACGCTTTCTTCGGACGCCGAAAGCACCAGCAGTTCGTCTAGTTCCTTCAGATTGTTCATAAACACATCTACAATTCCAAGCATATGCAAAATAAAGATCATTATTCCCATGTCCGCCGCTAGAATCCCCATTATCGCTAACACCACCAAAACCGAATGATACACCGTAGTAGCTGTGAATCCTGATTCCGTTGCTGGATCGACGAACGGTAACTCCAGGGCCAAAATCATCATTTTTTCCTGCCGTACGACCATCATGTAAACTGGCAGCACGAAAAACGCCATACCGGCCACGGCATAAGACACGAAGAAAAACCGAAAAGCGTACAAAATAATCAGGGCGCACTTTACCATCGCAACATTATTTCGAGGATGCTCGGAGGATCTTTCATGCACTACCCGAAGATTGAGATACTTTTCCTGGAAAAAACTTTTGTGCGCCATTGCCTTGTACAGCTTGATCATACCTTGAAAACCTATGCCACTGATCGAGAGTGCATTCATAATTGCATACCAGTCCTTCCAGTGAACGACGACCGTGTAGATCACCGACAAAAGAAATGATAAGATACAAGCCACGCAGAGCCAGGTTCTAAAATTCCAACGAAATTTCTCCATCAGCAGAATATCCACGCCACATTGTGTGAGAAACATTCGCAGGAAGTGAATCAATTCGTCAAATACGTCCACCGCTCGTAGTAGATGTAGTTGACGATCATTGAACAGCCGAACACGGGTTTGTACGAATCGATTCATCATTTCGATCGGATTGGTAAAGTGCCTGCGACGGTTTCAAGGTTCGAAGTGGAGCTGTGATACATCATTGACTTGCTACATTTAGCAATGTGCTATGAATTTTAAATAGTCtgtttaaataaataattatcgtTGATCCACGTGGCAGTACTTGTACTACTAAGTAGATACCTCCATCCTTTCAAATTACTGAAACATTTGTTCCAGGTTGCATTTTCTTGTTCATATGGATGTTATACTAGTAATTTTTTATCGTCTTACCGTGGACAATTCCCATTGTTTATACTTCAGACATTTGAACGGAAGTAATTATGTGAAATATCTAGAGACGGAATTCGATTGGGTATCCGGCCCATGACGTCCCAGGAAAAAACATCGTATTACGTATTGGCAAAAGTGATACTCGCGCCTTTAAAACAAGAATTAATTCATTTATGCACATTAATTTTTTAATCCCCTACCGATGCAAAATCCTGGCCACGAGTCTGGTTTTAAAATATTACATGTGTGAATACTACGCGGGGAgtagttccgcaatatcgctaAGCCGTCGTTGTCCAGTGTAGGTAGAAGCAAGGTTTATGCCTTTAATTATAGTTTGACAaatgacaatttcaatgcctgatGTCGAGAAGAGGTCGATTTGGTATCCCGGAGCTTGGCGTCGttagtcttctcgatccaagcgaataacaTTTAAATCGTGAAAGTTGAGATCTATTTCTTATGTAGGCCATGTTTCGCATAATGCAAACGcattatatttcaaattatttattgaaattttaaaggaatcga encodes:
- the LOC131685577 gene encoding putative odorant receptor 83c, which gives rise to MNRFVQTRVRLFNDRQLHLLRAVDVFDELIHFLRMFLTQCGVDILLMEKFRWNFRTWLCVACILSFLLSVIYTVVVHWKDWYAIMNALSISGIGFQGMIKLYKAMAHKSFFQEKYLNLRVVHERSSEHPRNNVAMVKCALIILYAFRFFFVSYAVAGMAFFVLPVYMMVVRQEKMMILALELPFVDPATESGFTATTVYHSVLVVLAIMGILAADMGIMIFILHMLGIVDVFMNNLKELDELLVLSASEESVITDKVTEICKMHREIIRYEEDLDEFYHQTVFVQVITSVTCLSLTLFVIYMTNDWTRIMFIFATFTQLLEFCLLGTVLTLKNDQMILAIYDTNWYLLSKSDQKNIAIMLHRSQNAVEMTIGGVALLNMETFVEIIKTIYSYFAMMVSFLE